One Sediminicola sp. YIK13 DNA segment encodes these proteins:
- a CDS encoding peptide chain release factor 3 — MSFDKEILRRRTFGIISHPDAGKTTLTEKLLLFGGAIQEAGAVKNNKIKKTATSDFMEIEKQRGISVATSVLAFIYRDKKINILDTPGHKDFAEDTFRTLTAVDSVIVVIDVAKGVEEQTEKLVEVCRMRNIPMLVFINKMDREGKDAFDLLDEVEQKLGLKVSPLSFPIGMGYDFKGIYNIYEKNINLFSGESKKNIEETIAFDDLNSPELEKIIGSKAATELRENLELVHGVYPPFNKEEYLKGTQQPVFFGSALNNFGVRELLDCFIDIAPTPRPKMAEERLVKANEKDFTGFVFKIHANMDPKHRDRLAFIKIVSGTFERNKPYLHVRHGKNLKFSSPNAFFAERKEIVDISYPGDIVGLHDTGNFKIGDTLTEGEELHYKGIPSFSPEHFRYINNADPMKAKQLNKGIDQLMDEGVAQLFTLEINNRKVIGTVGALQFEVIQYRLEHEYGAKCTYENFPVYKACWVEPKDKNNEEFKEFKRVKQKFLAKDKRNQLVFLADSQFSLQMTQQKYPSVKLHFTSEFD; from the coding sequence ATGAGTTTTGACAAGGAAATATTGAGGAGAAGGACTTTTGGGATCATCTCCCACCCCGATGCTGGAAAAACAACCTTAACCGAGAAATTACTGCTTTTCGGAGGTGCTATACAGGAGGCCGGGGCCGTAAAAAACAATAAAATTAAAAAAACAGCCACCAGTGATTTCATGGAAATTGAAAAGCAGCGCGGTATTTCTGTAGCTACTTCGGTTTTAGCGTTTATTTATAGAGACAAGAAAATTAATATCCTCGATACTCCCGGACACAAGGATTTTGCCGAGGACACCTTTAGAACCCTAACAGCAGTAGACAGCGTTATTGTAGTGATTGACGTCGCCAAAGGTGTTGAGGAGCAAACCGAAAAACTAGTGGAAGTATGTAGGATGCGAAACATTCCTATGCTCGTTTTCATTAACAAGATGGACAGGGAGGGAAAGGATGCCTTTGATCTTTTGGACGAAGTGGAACAAAAACTAGGCCTTAAAGTCTCACCATTGAGCTTCCCAATAGGGATGGGTTATGATTTTAAAGGAATATATAACATATACGAAAAGAACATTAACCTATTCAGTGGTGAAAGCAAAAAAAATATAGAGGAAACCATTGCATTTGATGATCTGAACAGCCCTGAGCTGGAAAAAATAATTGGCTCTAAAGCAGCCACCGAATTAAGGGAGAACCTGGAATTGGTCCATGGGGTGTATCCCCCATTTAACAAGGAAGAATATCTTAAAGGAACCCAACAGCCTGTGTTTTTTGGCTCTGCATTAAATAATTTCGGGGTTCGGGAACTCTTGGACTGTTTTATTGATATTGCGCCAACACCGAGGCCTAAAATGGCCGAGGAACGCTTGGTGAAAGCCAACGAAAAGGATTTTACGGGTTTTGTGTTTAAAATCCATGCCAATATGGATCCAAAGCATAGGGACCGTCTTGCATTTATAAAAATTGTTTCCGGAACTTTTGAAAGAAATAAACCGTACCTACACGTAAGACATGGTAAGAACCTTAAATTTTCCAGTCCCAATGCCTTCTTTGCCGAAAGGAAGGAAATAGTGGATATTTCATATCCAGGAGATATTGTGGGGCTTCACGATACGGGGAACTTTAAAATTGGAGATACCTTAACAGAAGGAGAAGAGCTACACTACAAAGGGATCCCCAGTTTTTCCCCAGAACACTTCAGATACATCAACAATGCAGATCCGATGAAAGCAAAACAGCTTAACAAAGGAATCGATCAATTGATGGACGAAGGGGTAGCTCAGTTATTTACTCTAGAAATAAACAACAGGAAGGTGATAGGAACCGTTGGCGCGCTTCAATTTGAAGTGATACAATACCGTTTAGAACATGAATACGGTGCCAAATGTACCTATGAAAATTTCCCGGTCTACAAAGCCTGTTGGGTAGAACCTAAAGACAAGAACAATGAGGAGTTCAAGGAATTTAAAAGGGTAAAACAGAAATTTTTGGCCAAGGACAAACGAAATCAATTGGTATTTTTAGCAGATTCCCAATTTTCACTCCAAATGACACAACAGAAATACCCTTCGGTGAAGCTGCATTTCACTTCGGAATTTGATTAA
- a CDS encoding DUF3467 domain-containing protein, whose translation MDDNNQNQKQINIELDEKTAEGVYSNLAIINHSVSEFVVDFISLMPGAPKAKVKSRIVLTPQHAKKFLKALNDNVQRFEKAHGTIKDYEQPPIPLNFGPTGEA comes from the coding sequence ATGGACGATAACAATCAAAACCAAAAACAAATCAATATAGAGTTAGATGAAAAAACGGCCGAGGGGGTTTACTCCAACTTGGCTATCATCAACCACTCTGTATCAGAATTTGTTGTTGATTTTATCAGCTTAATGCCTGGAGCACCTAAGGCCAAAGTGAAGAGTAGGATCGTACTTACTCCACAGCATGCCAAAAAGTTTCTAAAAGCGTTAAATGATAATGTTCAGCGTTTTGAAAAGGCCCATGGTACAATCAAGGATTATGAACAGCCACCTATACCGTTGAACTTCGGTCCAACAGGAGAAGCATAA
- a CDS encoding PorP/SprF family type IX secretion system membrane protein, with translation MIKNKKYFIPLVLLFAIVEVIHGQQDAQYTQYMFNTLSVNPAYAGSRGQLSIAGLYRSQWVGLEGSPTTQTLNIHAPIQNSRVGYGFSIVNDEIGDGVVQETYFDAVVSYTIEVARDAKLSFGLKAGGNLLNLDFNGLRNFDAEATDGDNIDNKFSPNFGFGAYYHTNVFYLGLSAPNVLETKHFDNSNNDANSTNFLSKERINFYLITGYVFDVNPVLKFKPALLTKVVNGAPLQVDLSANFMFNEKFTFGAAYRWDAAVSALAGFQITDQFMVGLAYDRETTDLGGTQFNDGSFEVFLRFELVKSYRRLVSPRFF, from the coding sequence ATGATCAAGAACAAAAAGTATTTTATACCATTAGTGCTATTATTTGCCATAGTTGAGGTCATACATGGGCAGCAAGATGCTCAATACACCCAATATATGTTCAACACGCTTAGTGTAAACCCTGCATATGCCGGGTCACGTGGACAATTGAGTATTGCGGGATTATATAGGTCCCAATGGGTAGGTTTGGAGGGTTCTCCAACCACACAAACCCTGAACATACATGCCCCTATCCAAAACAGTAGGGTTGGCTATGGCTTCTCTATAGTCAATGATGAGATTGGTGATGGCGTTGTACAAGAAACATATTTTGATGCTGTGGTGTCATATACCATAGAAGTTGCACGCGATGCCAAGTTATCATTCGGATTAAAAGCCGGAGGAAACTTGCTGAACCTGGATTTTAATGGGTTGCGTAATTTCGATGCCGAAGCAACGGACGGGGATAATATTGATAATAAGTTTTCACCCAACTTTGGATTTGGGGCATACTATCATACCAACGTGTTCTATCTTGGACTTTCAGCACCCAATGTTCTGGAAACAAAACATTTTGACAATTCCAATAACGACGCCAATAGCACCAATTTCCTCTCCAAAGAAAGGATTAATTTTTATTTGATAACGGGTTATGTATTTGATGTAAATCCTGTACTAAAATTTAAACCGGCTTTATTGACCAAAGTAGTTAACGGTGCACCCTTACAGGTGGACCTCTCTGCTAATTTTATGTTCAATGAGAAATTTACTTTTGGAGCTGCCTATCGTTGGGATGCTGCAGTAAGTGCCCTGGCAGGTTTTCAAATAACAGATCAGTTTATGGTAGGGTTGGCCTATGATCGGGAAACAACCGATCTGGGGGGAACCCAATTTAACGACGGGTCTTTTGAGGTGTTTTTAAGATTTGAATTGGTGAAATCCTACAGACGTTTGGTTTCTCCTCGTTTCTTCTAA
- a CDS encoding OmpA family protein, translated as MIKRILLVIVFTFIGSGSLVAQERLIEKANQKYEEYSFSPAIDIYKKVLEKGFVTPDMLKKLGNAYYFKAEYAEAAKVYKRLVDEYPTNLAPEYYFRYAQVLKSLGNYSESDAVMSKFTQMTSGDERGMAYRSERNYLEEIKANSGRYELKTFAYNSPYGDFAPSFYKQGLIFSSDRDTGNLARYRHTWTSKDFLDLYKVNVDSVSNNLVFKLGENINTRLHESTSATTKNGEVIYFTRNNLLDTKSEKGKKGIIRLKIYRAKLVNGIWSEVEELPFNSDSYSVAHPALSPDDRTLYFASDMPGSLGESDLFKVTINQDGTFSSPENLGNKINTEARETFPFVSDKEILYFSSDGHPGLGGLDIFATKIAFGDLSGKIANVGEPVNSNLDDFTYIFNEETREGYFASNRAGGMGEDDIYAFKEIEPLVLECIQQITGTVRDKISNEVLVGATVMVINEDNVEISNTITNSNGDYSLTVDCNQGNFVRASTEGYTPAEEYLGVSDGKPKIIDFYLERETITAGFGDDLAKLLQLSTIYFDLNKYNIRKDAEIEIQKVVAAMEKYPSLKIQVNSHTDSRGPDAYNLWLSQRRAEATVNYMVSQGISKDRLNGEGYGETRLVNSCGNGVKCSSEEHQLNRRSEFIILE; from the coding sequence ATGATAAAAAGAATACTTTTAGTAATTGTCTTTACTTTTATAGGGTCAGGGTCATTGGTTGCGCAGGAGCGACTCATTGAGAAGGCGAACCAAAAGTATGAAGAATACTCTTTTAGTCCGGCTATTGACATCTATAAAAAAGTTTTGGAGAAGGGATTTGTGACCCCGGACATGCTAAAGAAATTAGGAAATGCTTATTATTTTAAGGCAGAATATGCAGAAGCCGCCAAAGTATACAAAAGGCTGGTAGACGAGTATCCAACAAATCTGGCGCCAGAATATTATTTCCGGTATGCACAAGTACTAAAATCATTAGGCAATTACTCAGAATCGGACGCTGTAATGTCGAAATTTACACAAATGACATCTGGTGATGAAAGGGGCATGGCCTATAGAAGTGAACGAAATTACCTAGAAGAAATAAAGGCCAACTCCGGCAGATACGAATTGAAAACCTTTGCCTATAATTCCCCTTATGGTGATTTTGCGCCTTCTTTTTACAAGCAAGGACTGATTTTTTCATCAGACAGGGACACGGGTAATTTGGCCAGGTACAGGCATACTTGGACTTCTAAGGACTTTTTGGATCTTTATAAGGTAAATGTTGATAGTGTTTCCAATAATTTAGTGTTTAAATTAGGTGAAAACATCAATACCAGACTTCATGAGTCTACCTCAGCTACAACCAAAAATGGAGAGGTAATCTATTTCACTAGAAATAACCTTTTGGACACCAAAAGTGAGAAGGGGAAGAAGGGAATCATAAGGTTAAAAATTTATCGGGCAAAATTGGTCAATGGTATTTGGTCGGAGGTAGAGGAGCTTCCTTTTAATAGCGATTCCTATTCTGTGGCACATCCCGCGTTAAGTCCAGATGATAGGACATTGTATTTTGCTTCCGATATGCCTGGATCCCTAGGGGAATCGGATTTATTCAAAGTAACCATCAATCAAGATGGTACGTTTAGCTCCCCTGAAAATTTAGGAAATAAAATAAATACAGAAGCTAGGGAAACCTTTCCTTTTGTGAGCGATAAAGAGATTTTGTACTTCTCGTCAGATGGACATCCAGGATTAGGGGGATTAGACATATTTGCCACGAAAATTGCTTTTGGTGATCTTTCTGGAAAAATTGCCAATGTAGGGGAGCCAGTGAACAGCAATCTGGATGATTTTACGTACATATTTAACGAAGAAACAAGAGAAGGTTATTTTGCATCCAACCGTGCAGGTGGGATGGGAGAAGATGATATATATGCCTTTAAGGAAATTGAACCCTTGGTGTTGGAATGTATACAACAGATCACTGGAACGGTAAGGGATAAAATATCCAATGAGGTATTGGTTGGCGCTACGGTAATGGTCATCAATGAGGATAATGTGGAAATTTCCAATACGATTACAAATTCTAATGGGGACTATAGTCTGACCGTGGATTGTAACCAAGGAAATTTTGTGAGGGCCTCAACGGAAGGATATACCCCTGCTGAAGAATATTTAGGAGTTTCAGATGGAAAACCTAAGATTATTGATTTCTATCTGGAGCGAGAAACTATCACCGCTGGTTTTGGGGATGATTTGGCAAAATTACTTCAATTGAGTACCATTTATTTCGACTTGAACAAATACAATATCCGCAAGGATGCAGAGATTGAGATTCAAAAAGTGGTTGCCGCCATGGAAAAGTATCCAAGTTTAAAGATCCAGGTGAATTCACATACGGATAGTCGGGGACCGGATGCCTATAACCTATGGCTATCCCAAAGAAGGGCAGAAGCCACGGTAAACTATATGGTTTCCCAAGGTATCTCCAAGGATAGGCTTAACGGGGAAGGCTATGGGGAAACCAGATTGGTAAACAGTTGTGGCAATGGTGTAAAATGTTCTTCTGAAGAACACCAGTTAAACCGTAGATCAGAATTTATTATATTGGAATAA
- a CDS encoding gliding motility-associated C-terminal domain-containing protein — protein MAMSIDTDKDGVVDSKDIDDDGDGIIDANEDANLDKDNNPATNPTDNDHDGIPNYLDIDSDNDGILDNIEAQTTSGFIAPCGIDSDGNGLDDHYEPSPGACGGLIPIDTDEDGVPDFLDIDSDDDGILDNVEAQDTDSFVAVCDNDSDGNGLDDHYETTPGSGEGLTPVDTDIDNAPDFRDIDSDDDGILDNVEGQNTDTFIPVCVNDTDGNGLDDHYESTPGAGEGVTPENSDNDNNPDFRDIDSDNDGIPDNVEGQTTSGYIPPSNHDSDGDGLDNAYEETGNEGITPVNTDGIDMPDFRDLDSDNDLVADNNEGNDFNFDGIPDQTFTGVDTDGDGLDDGYEGSDVNDGFDVNDEIDDPANDLPDTDGDASTDGDVNYRDLDDDGDKIDTPDEDADNDGDPTNDDTDVDGTPDYLDPDTPLDTDGDGVPDVTDLDDDNDGILDTFESPDGVDVDSDNDGYPDRIDIDSDNDGIPDNVEAQTTSGYVAPSGLDDDNDGLDNAYEGAGNEGLTPVDTDGDGNLDHLDLDSDNDLVPDNNEGNDFNFDGIPDQTFTGVDTDGDGLDDGYEGSDVNDGFDVNDEIDDPANDLPDTDGDASTDGDVNYRDLDDDGDKIDTPDEDADNDGDPTNDDTDGDGTPDYLDPTDGKDTDGDGVPDVTDLDDDNDGILDTVESPDGVDIDSDNDGYPDRIDIDSDNDGIPDNVEAQTTSGYVAPSGLDDDNDGLDNAYEGAGNEGLIPVDTDGDNITDHLDLDSDNDLVADNNEGNDFNFDGIPDQTFTGVDTDGDGLDDGYEGSDVNDGFDVNDEIDDPANDLPDTDGDASTDGDVNYRDLDDDGDKIDTPDEDADNDGDPTNDDTDGDGTPDYLDPTDGKDTDGDGVPDVTDLDDDNDGILDTVESPDGVDIDSDNDGYPDRIDIDSDNDGIPDNVEAQTTSGYVAPSGLDDDNDGLDNAYEGAGNEGLIPVDTDGDNITDHLDLDSDNDLVPDNNEGNDFNFDGIPDQTFTGVDTDGDGLDDGYEGSDVNDGFDVNDEIDDPANDLPDTDGDASTDGDVNYRDLDDDGDNIDTPDEDADNDGDPTNDDTDVDGTPDYLDPDTPLDTDGDGVPDVTDLDDDNDGILDTVESPDGVDIDSDNDGYPDRIDIDSDNDGIPDNVEAQTTSGYLTPSGLDDDNDGLDNAYEGAGNEGLTPVDTDGDGTLDHLDLDSDNDLVPDNNEGNDFNFDGIPDQTFTGVDTDGDGLDDGYEGSDVNDGFDVNDEIDDPANDLPDTDGDAVTDGDVNYRDLDDDGDNIDTPDEDADNDGDPTNDDTDGDGTPDYLDPDTQVDTDGDGVTDTDENTDGTDPTDPCDFILASQTVTPSDEWIALDCDGDGVTNGDEVADGTDPLDGCDYNPESITIAQSGDYLLLDCDGDGVTNGDELIDGTDPLDSCDFVLASQTVLTSEEWETLDCDGDGVTNSDEVIDATDPLDPCDLLLSSQTLDPTNEWNNLDCDSDGNPNGTDPNPLMATAVDDSGTTMPETEVIINILENDDYLPNNDSNNLGTTSITRIGGDATGTVSFDAETGELSYIPDASETDTTVTVIYEVCNSDPDPDVCASATVTIVIEAGVMIIDAVDDNYSIDFVIGSEGGLIEGSDVLLNDTLDGEPADLDDVTITSTPTNVLRVNENGTVSVIDDKVSSGTYTIEYTICEKANPDNCDTAIVTVSIGILSRGPIEVNQLVTPNSDGKNDFLFIRNVDLALNNSIKIFNRWGKAVYEGRGYNNQNNVFDGKSKVRSTIGAGDYLPAGVYFYIFEYTFEQENISESGYIYISQ, from the coding sequence ATGGCCATGTCTATCGACACTGATAAAGACGGTGTAGTGGATTCCAAGGATATTGATGATGATGGCGATGGAATCATTGATGCTAATGAGGATGCCAATTTGGACAAGGATAATAATCCTGCTACCAACCCAACCGACAATGATCATGATGGTATTCCCAATTATTTGGACATCGATTCCGATAATGATGGGATCTTGGATAATATTGAAGCCCAGACAACCAGTGGATTTATTGCTCCATGTGGTATAGATTCTGATGGCAATGGATTGGATGATCACTACGAGCCTTCCCCAGGTGCCTGCGGAGGACTGATACCTATTGATACAGATGAAGATGGTGTGCCAGATTTTTTAGATATCGATTCAGATGATGATGGGATTCTTGATAATGTAGAGGCCCAGGATACTGATAGTTTTGTGGCCGTATGCGACAACGATTCTGACGGTAATGGATTAGATGATCATTATGAAACTACACCGGGAAGCGGCGAGGGGCTTACCCCTGTAGATACCGATATTGATAATGCACCTGATTTTAGGGATATAGATTCTGATGATGATGGTATCCTTGACAATGTAGAAGGACAAAACACCGATACTTTTATACCAGTTTGTGTAAACGATACAGATGGTAACGGCTTGGACGACCATTATGAATCAACTCCAGGTGCTGGAGAGGGAGTAACCCCTGAGAACTCCGATAATGATAATAATCCCGATTTCAGGGATATAGACAGTGACAATGACGGTATCCCGGACAACGTGGAAGGCCAGACTACCTCTGGGTATATTCCGCCGAGTAACCATGATAGTGATGGTGATGGCCTGGATAATGCATATGAAGAAACAGGTAATGAAGGAATTACTCCGGTTAATACGGATGGAATAGATATGCCTGATTTCAGAGACCTGGATTCGGATAACGATCTGGTTGCAGACAACAATGAAGGGAACGACTTCAATTTTGACGGGATCCCGGACCAGACCTTCACGGGTGTTGACACAGATGGTGATGGTCTTGACGATGGCTATGAGGGCAGTGATGTGAACGACGGCTTCGATGTGAACGATGAGATCGATGATCCTGCGAACGACCTTCCGGACACGGACGGCGATGCCAGTACCGATGGGGACGTGAACTACAGGGACCTGGACGATGACGGTGACAAGATTGATACCCCGGACGAGGACGCCGACAACGACGGCGATCCCACCAATGATGATACGGATGTAGACGGTACCCCGGACTACCTTGATCCAGATACCCCTTTGGATACGGACGGTGACGGTGTTCCTGATGTAACGGACCTTGACGACGACAACGATGGTATCCTGGATACGTTTGAATCCCCGGATGGAGTAGATGTAGACAGCGATAACGATGGCTACCCTGATAGGATAGATATAGACAGTGACAATGACGGTATTCCCGATAACGTAGAGGCACAGACCACTTCCGGTTATGTAGCCCCTAGTGGCTTGGATGACGATAACGATGGCCTGGACAACGCTTATGAAGGGGCAGGAAACGAAGGGTTAACACCAGTGGATACGGACGGCGACGGCAACCTTGACCACCTCGACCTGGACAGTGACAACGACCTTGTACCTGACAACAACGAGGGGAACGACTTCAATTTTGACGGGATCCCCGACCAGACCTTCACGGGTGTTGACACAGATGGTGACGGTCTGGACGATGGCTATGAGGGCAGTGACGTGAACGACGGCTTCGATGTGAACGATGAGATCGATGATCCTGCGAACGACCTTCCGGACACGGACGGCGATGCCAGTACCGATGGGGACGTGAACTACAGGGACCTGGACGATGATGGTGACAAGATTGATACCCCGGACGAGGACGCCGACAACGATGGCGACCCGACCAATGACGATACGGACGGTGACGGTACCCCTGATTACCTTGATCCGACCGATGGGAAGGATACGGACGGTGACGGAGTTCCTGATGTAACGGACCTTGACGACGACAACGATGGTATCCTGGATACGGTTGAATCCCCCGATGGAGTAGATATAGACAGCGATAACGATGGCTATCCTGATAGGATAGATATAGACAGTGACAATGACGGTATCCCGGACAACGTGGAGGCACAGACCACTTCCGGTTATGTGGCCCCCAGCGGTCTGGACGACGACAACGATGGCCTGGACAACGCCTATGAGGGCGCGGGCAACGAAGGTCTGATCCCGGTGGATACTGATGGCGACAATATTACCGACCACCTAGACCTGGATTCGGATAACGATCTGGTTGCAGACAACAACGAGGGGAACGACTTCAATTTTGACGGGATCCCGGACCAGACCTTCACGGGTGTTGACACAGATGGTGATGGTCTTGACGATGGCTATGAGGGCAGTGACGTGAACGACGGCTTCGATGTGAACGATGAGATCGATGATCCTGCGAACGACCTTCCGGACACGGACGGCGATGCCAGTACCGATGGGGACGTGAACTACAGGGACCTGGACGATGATGGTGACAAGATTGATACCCCGGACGAGGACGCCGACAACGATGGCGACCCGACCAATGACGATACGGACGGTGACGGTACCCCTGATTACCTTGATCCGACCGATGGGAAGGATACGGACGGTGACGGTGTTCCTGATGTAACGGACCTTGACGATGACAACGATGGTATCCTGGATACGGTTGAATCCCCTGATGGAGTAGATATAGACAGCGATAACGATGGCTATCCTGATAGGATAGATATAGACAGTGACAATGACGGTATCCCGGACAACGTGGAGGCACAGACCACTTCCGGTTATGTGGCCCCCAGCGGTCTGGACGACGACAACGATGGCCTGGACAACGCCTATGAGGGCGCGGGCAACGAAGGTCTGATCCCGGTGGACACCGATGGTGACAACATTACCGACCACCTTGACCTGGACAGTGACAATGACCTTGTGCCGGATAATAATGAAGGGAACGACTTCAATTTTGACGGGATCCCCGACCAGACCTTCACGGGTGTTGACACAGATGGTGATGGTCTTGACGATGGCTATGAGGGCAGTGATGTGAACGACGGCTTCGATGTGAACGACGAGATCGATGATCCGGCGAACGACCTTCCGGACACGGACGGCGATGCCAGTACCGATGGGGACGTGAACTATAGGGACCTGGACGATGACGGTGACAATATTGATACCCCGGACGAGGACGCCGACAACGATGGCGATCCCACCAATGATGATACGGATGTAGACGGTACCCCGGACTACCTTGATCCAGATACCCCTTTGGATACGGACGGTGACGGTGTTCCTGATGTAACGGACCTTGACGACGACAACGATGGGATCCTGGATACGGTTGAATCCCCTGATGGAGTAGATATAGACAGCGATAACGATGGCTATCCTGATAGGATAGATATAGACAGTGACAATGACGGTATTCCCGATAACGTAGAGGCACAGACCACTTCCGGTTATCTGACCCCTAGTGGCTTGGATGACGATAACGATGGCCTGGACAACGCTTATGAAGGGGCAGGAAACGAAGGGTTAACACCAGTGGATACGGACGGCGACGGCACCCTTGATCACCTTGACCTGGACAGTGACAATGACCTTGTGCCTGACAACAACGAGGGGAACGACTTCAATTTTGACGGGATCCCCGACCAGACCTTCACGGGTGTTGACACAGATGGTGACGGTCTGGACGATGGCTACGAGGGCAGTGATGTGAACGACGGCTTCGATGTGAACGACGAGATCGATGATCCGGCGAACGACCTTCCCGATACGGACGGCGATGCTGTGACCGATGGGGACGTGAACTACAGGGACCTTGACGATGATGGTGACAATATTGATACCCCGGACGAGGACGCCGACAACGATGGCGACCCGACCAATGACGATACGGACGGTGACGGTACCCCTGATTACCTTGATCCAGATACCCAAGTGGACACGGATGGGGACGGAGTAACGGATACAGATGAAAATACAGATGGGACAGATCCAACAGATCCTTGTGATTTTATATTGGCCAGTCAAACAGTAACTCCTTCAGATGAATGGATTGCTCTTGATTGTGACGGCGATGGGGTAACCAACGGCGATGAAGTAGCCGATGGCACCGATCCTCTGGATGGTTGTGATTACAACCCAGAGAGCATAACTATTGCCCAAAGTGGGGATTACCTGCTGTTGGATTGTGATGGAGATGGGGTGACCAATGGTGATGAATTAATTGATGGCACGGATCCATTGGATTCTTGTGATTTTGTTTTGGCAAGTCAAACTGTATTGACATCAGAAGAGTGGGAAACACTCGACTGTGATGGCGACGGAGTTACCAATAGTGATGAAGTTATAGACGCAACTGATCCTTTAGATCCTTGTGACCTACTTTTAAGTAGTCAGACTTTGGATCCGACAAATGAATGGAATAACCTGGATTGTGATAGTGATGGAAATCCAAATGGCACCGATCCAAATCCGCTTATGGCAACTGCTGTAGATGATTCAGGAACGACGATGCCAGAAACAGAAGTGATCATAAATATTTTGGAGAACGATGATTACCTTCCAAATAATGACTCGAACAACCTAGGGACAACTTCCATAACTAGAATTGGAGGCGATGCCACAGGAACTGTATCATTTGATGCAGAAACAGGGGAATTATCCTATATTCCTGATGCTTCAGAAACAGATACCACTGTAACAGTCATTTATGAAGTGTGCAATTCAGATCCTGATCCAGATGTTTGTGCCTCAGCAACGGTAACAATTGTTATTGAAGCTGGTGTGATGATCATAGATGCAGTAGATGATAATTATTCTATTGATTTTGTTATCGGTAGCGAAGGAGGGTTAATAGAGGGAAGCGATGTATTGTTAAATGATACTCTTGATGGAGAACCAGCTGATTTGGATGATGTGACAATTACCTCTACACCTACTAATGTATTAAGGGTAAATGAAAATGGAACAGTTAGTGTAATAGATGATAAAGTGTCTTCAGGTACGTATACTATTGAATACACCATTTGTGAAAAGGCTAATCCTGATAATTGTGACACCGCCATCGTAACGGTATCCATAGGTATCTTATCGAGAGGACCTATTGAAGTGAACCAATTGGTGACTCCAAATAGTGATGGTAAAAACGACTTTTTATTCATCAGAAATGTTGATCTGGCTCTTAATAACTCTATTAAAATATTCAATAGATGGGGTAAAGCCGTTTATGAGGGCAGAGGTTATAATAACCAGAATAATGTGTTCGATGGTAAGTCTAAAGTAAGGTCAACCATTGGTGCTGGGGATTACTTACCAGCTGGTGTATATTTTTATATATTTGAATATACCTTTGAACAAGAAAATATTTCAGAAAGTGGATACATATATATCAGTCAATAA